In Porphyrobacter sp. LM 6, one DNA window encodes the following:
- a CDS encoding SPFH domain-containing protein, which produces MTLSDTPSLNRSREVPASTQSGYVMLLVSLIMVLLAGWLFVNAVAGQGEPDGLLVIGALITGFTGLFILTGFYMINPNEAAAIQLFGAYKGTDRTEGLRWVLPWLARKKIAVRANNVISQTIKVNDARGNPIEMAAQVVWRVTDTAQALFDVDDYREFVTAQIEAAVRSIGSRYPYDDIEHLEVTLRGNHEEVGVELRAALIERLSVAGITVDECGLTHLAYAPEIAGAMLRRQQAEAVISARKKLVEGAVTMVEMALTQLSEKDVVHLDDERRAAMVSNLMVVLCGERDTQPVVNAGSLY; this is translated from the coding sequence ATGACGCTTTCCGATACCCCCTCTCTCAATCGCAGCCGGGAAGTTCCGGCGAGCACGCAGAGCGGCTATGTGATGCTGCTGGTCTCGCTGATCATGGTGCTTCTGGCCGGGTGGCTGTTCGTCAACGCGGTCGCGGGTCAGGGCGAACCCGATGGCCTGCTGGTGATCGGCGCGCTGATTACGGGCTTTACCGGCCTGTTCATTCTGACCGGCTTCTACATGATCAACCCCAACGAAGCCGCCGCGATCCAGCTGTTTGGCGCCTACAAGGGCACCGACCGGACCGAGGGTCTGCGCTGGGTGCTGCCGTGGCTCGCCCGCAAGAAGATCGCGGTGCGCGCCAACAACGTCATTTCGCAGACCATCAAGGTCAACGACGCGCGCGGCAATCCGATCGAGATGGCAGCCCAGGTGGTGTGGCGCGTGACCGACACCGCGCAGGCGCTGTTCGACGTCGACGACTACCGCGAATTCGTCACCGCCCAGATCGAGGCGGCGGTGCGGTCGATCGGCTCGCGCTATCCCTATGACGATATCGAGCACCTCGAAGTCACGCTGCGCGGCAACCACGAGGAAGTGGGTGTGGAGCTGCGCGCGGCGCTGATCGAGCGTCTGTCGGTGGCCGGCATCACGGTTGACGAATGTGGCCTGACCCACCTCGCCTATGCCCCCGAAATCGCCGGCGCGATGCTGCGCCGCCAGCAGGCCGAGGCGGTGATCTCGGCGCGCAAGAAGCTGGTCGAAGGCGCGGTGACGATGGTCGAGATGGCGCTCACCCAGCTCAGCGAAAAGGACGTTGTCCACCTCGACGACGAGCGGCGCGCCGCGATGGTCTCGAACCTGATGGTGGTGCTGTGCGGCGAGCGCGACACCCAGCCGGTGGTCAACGCAGGCAGCCTCTACTGA
- a CDS encoding TIR domain-containing protein, translated as MDSSETDPASAGQADARPLIFLSYSRTDLAHAQPVIALLEAQGYAVWWDGRLEGGENYLQTTEATLEGADCVVVLWSATSVESHWVRDEAQRGRERGCLVPLSIDGTFAPLGFRQFQLLDISGWDGKPASPEAERILVAVRARIGGGAERPVPVRPMPTPAQPQPSTPAPALALSRRTLMLGGAGVAVGAGLLGAWQFGMFGSPANAAISMVVLPFANQTGDPEKKYFSDGLARELRTVLARNPRLNVAAPTSSSAIEGEDDFAIGRKLGVGHILRGSVQRDTARVRVTAELIEIEGGLVRWAETYDRALEDVFAVQSEIAQTVAVSLVAQIATEGEAKQAAAAQAEIGGTKSVAAYEAFLRGLAFYDLSAGEDTDRAALAQFDAAVADDPGYAAAHAMRATMLASLANAANAAEEARQLYVQSIAAAERSIAIEPKLARGQAALGFALNNGQFKRAQAAVHYRAAEQLAAGDADILRGVAMFNSYGNASEQAVAKQMIERVIELDPLNARAFLAAGYIALFARDYPLLITRMERALAINPSMTSANFGIANARLMMGDAAGALAAADKEPVQVFSLTAKAIAAGQLGDAAAADAAYAALIDQYGDASLYQQGQILAQRGAPDEALARLQQAYVARDPGLLFAPNDPLLDPLRGEAGFKDLLSRLGS; from the coding sequence GTGGACAGCAGCGAAACAGACCCCGCTTCCGCCGGTCAGGCCGACGCGCGCCCGCTGATTTTCCTCAGCTATTCGCGCACCGATCTTGCCCATGCACAGCCGGTGATCGCGCTGCTTGAAGCACAGGGCTATGCCGTATGGTGGGACGGGCGGCTGGAGGGCGGGGAGAACTATCTCCAGACCACCGAGGCGACGCTCGAAGGCGCGGATTGCGTGGTGGTGCTGTGGTCGGCGACCTCGGTCGAATCCCATTGGGTGCGTGACGAGGCGCAGCGCGGGCGCGAGCGCGGATGCCTCGTGCCGCTCAGCATCGACGGGACTTTTGCCCCGCTCGGTTTCCGCCAGTTCCAGCTGCTCGACATCAGCGGGTGGGACGGCAAGCCCGCCAGCCCCGAAGCGGAACGGATCCTCGTCGCGGTGCGCGCGCGGATCGGGGGTGGAGCGGAAAGGCCGGTGCCCGTTCGGCCCATGCCCACCCCGGCTCAGCCCCAGCCATCCACGCCTGCGCCCGCTCTGGCGCTTTCGCGGCGCACGTTGATGCTGGGCGGAGCTGGTGTTGCGGTGGGCGCCGGCCTGCTGGGCGCATGGCAGTTCGGCATGTTCGGCAGCCCCGCCAATGCCGCGATCTCGATGGTGGTGCTGCCCTTCGCCAACCAGACCGGCGATCCGGAAAAGAAGTATTTCTCTGACGGGCTGGCGCGCGAATTGCGGACTGTGCTGGCGCGCAATCCGCGCCTCAACGTCGCCGCGCCGACCTCCTCCTCGGCGATCGAGGGCGAAGATGATTTCGCCATTGGCCGCAAGCTTGGCGTGGGTCATATTCTGCGCGGCAGCGTGCAGAGGGATACCGCGCGGGTGCGGGTCACCGCCGAGCTGATTGAAATCGAGGGCGGGCTGGTGCGCTGGGCCGAAACCTATGACCGCGCGCTGGAAGATGTCTTTGCGGTGCAATCCGAAATCGCGCAGACCGTGGCGGTCTCGCTCGTCGCCCAGATCGCGACCGAGGGCGAGGCCAAGCAGGCCGCCGCCGCACAGGCCGAGATCGGCGGCACCAAATCCGTCGCCGCCTACGAGGCGTTCCTGCGCGGCCTTGCATTCTACGATCTGTCCGCGGGCGAAGACACCGACCGCGCGGCGCTGGCGCAGTTCGATGCGGCAGTGGCTGATGATCCGGGCTATGCCGCCGCACACGCGATGCGGGCAACGATGCTGGCGTCGCTGGCCAATGCTGCCAATGCGGCCGAGGAAGCCCGCCAGCTCTATGTGCAATCGATCGCTGCGGCAGAGCGGTCGATTGCCATCGAGCCCAAGCTTGCCCGGGGGCAGGCCGCGCTGGGGTTCGCCCTCAACAACGGACAATTCAAGCGCGCGCAGGCCGCAGTGCATTATCGCGCGGCCGAGCAGCTGGCGGCAGGCGATGCCGATATTCTGCGCGGCGTGGCCATGTTCAATTCCTATGGCAATGCCAGCGAACAGGCCGTGGCCAAGCAGATGATCGAGCGGGTGATCGAACTCGATCCGCTCAACGCCCGTGCCTTCCTCGCGGCGGGCTATATTGCGCTGTTTGCGCGTGATTACCCTCTGCTCATCACCCGGATGGAGCGGGCGCTGGCGATCAATCCGAGCATGACCAGCGCCAATTTCGGTATCGCCAACGCGCGGCTGATGATGGGCGATGCCGCTGGCGCACTCGCAGCGGCGGACAAGGAACCGGTTCAGGTGTTCTCGCTGACGGCAAAGGCGATCGCGGCGGGCCAGCTGGGCGATGCCGCCGCAGCGGATGCGGCCTATGCGGCGCTGATCGACCAGTATGGCGATGCAAGCCTGTATCAGCAGGGTCAGATCCTGGCACAGCGCGGCGCGCCGGATGAAGCGCTGGCGCGCTTGCAGCAGGCCTATGTCGCGCGCGATCCGGGATTGCTCTTCGCCCCTAATGACCCGCTGCTCGATCCGCTGCGGGGCGAGGCGGGCTTCAAGGATTTGCTTTCACGGCTCGGGTCGTGA
- a CDS encoding trypsin-like serine protease: MRRFLALVMSGLVALALPAVSARAQNDPPAEPVADAPIPRAYPSSTDDRARPDKPADQFAREQAQADSDAEACAAGDQVACTAVGTAFLTGTGRTQSRPVAELFFRRTCNAGEGGGCYRLGQLLVTLGEPADDQIAAMFHVRACRLGTLEGCEAEADDIAAGVLAPPDPAAAEALRRATCAKGSASACRTLASALIRPDRSEEEKTDGRALIDRLCRAGDAEACSTAVTHWRDIEAEPQVKTREYEALGCAAGDAQPCTDLGRQALREGTTEETRAAALAWYDRACTLASYHCETAADIRAQPQRERDCAAGDQAACIALGKVYSKAGSPLQDKPRALTLLAPACEQARDAAVIGEVCQLAIESLFEQWDTGTPPEPERAEAYLTRACNAAANDACVLLAKELESGARLRADVPRALSMKADLCDAGNESACNDLQARIAEDPATPLALANSDYIPELTPEERDALAEARARDAAEFNARRCTSTSVVFMGTTYTDRLCDKVMRVINGFKVAPGSTPWQALLWRPATFKGAPLSPQDRVLCGGSVIRDGWVLTAAHCVNDKAMGGVPVQTAGHSIRLGLTNALGDEGYSYPIIATFKHPEYNPKLLAFDIALIRYDPARGKRGSDARPPARIRLDPVPLARRKVEALPIVATYGWGLTKVRGGAIPDELRGGRVRLRDTTACTNETRFTDAKRRDSVLCADELRAVDGGQACGGDSGGPLISYSDPDKVPTLIGVVSGGVECGTLGKPSRYIRVAHPLVQKWLRETLPPAGARQTPARSR; encoded by the coding sequence ATGCGGCGATTTCTGGCATTGGTGATGAGCGGGCTGGTGGCACTGGCCCTTCCGGCGGTATCGGCCCGGGCCCAGAACGACCCGCCAGCCGAACCGGTGGCCGATGCGCCGATCCCGCGTGCCTATCCATCAAGCACAGATGACCGCGCAAGGCCCGACAAGCCTGCCGATCAATTTGCGCGTGAACAAGCGCAGGCCGACAGCGATGCCGAAGCCTGCGCTGCGGGCGATCAGGTCGCCTGTACTGCGGTCGGCACCGCCTTTCTGACCGGCACCGGCCGCACGCAAAGCCGCCCGGTGGCCGAACTGTTTTTCCGCCGGACTTGCAACGCGGGCGAGGGCGGCGGATGCTACCGGCTTGGTCAGCTGCTTGTGACGCTGGGCGAACCGGCCGACGACCAGATCGCCGCGATGTTCCATGTTCGCGCCTGCCGCCTCGGCACGCTTGAAGGGTGCGAGGCCGAGGCCGATGACATAGCCGCAGGCGTGCTCGCTCCGCCTGATCCCGCGGCTGCCGAAGCGCTGCGCCGCGCCACCTGCGCCAAGGGCAGTGCCTCGGCCTGTCGCACATTGGCATCGGCGCTCATCAGACCGGATCGCAGCGAGGAAGAAAAAACCGATGGCCGCGCGCTGATCGACCGGTTGTGCCGCGCCGGCGATGCCGAGGCCTGCAGCACAGCAGTCACGCACTGGCGCGATATCGAGGCCGAACCGCAGGTCAAGACGCGCGAATACGAGGCGCTTGGCTGTGCTGCTGGCGATGCTCAGCCATGCACTGATCTTGGCCGGCAGGCGCTGCGCGAAGGCACCACCGAGGAGACCCGCGCTGCGGCCTTGGCGTGGTATGACCGCGCCTGCACGCTGGCCTCCTACCACTGCGAAACGGCCGCCGATATCCGTGCCCAGCCGCAGCGCGAGCGCGATTGTGCGGCGGGTGATCAGGCAGCCTGCATCGCGCTTGGCAAAGTCTATTCGAAAGCAGGCAGCCCGCTTCAGGACAAGCCGCGCGCACTCACGCTGCTCGCGCCCGCGTGCGAACAGGCCCGGGATGCAGCGGTGATCGGCGAGGTCTGCCAGCTCGCAATCGAGAGCCTGTTCGAACAGTGGGACACCGGCACGCCCCCCGAACCCGAGCGCGCTGAGGCTTATCTCACCCGGGCCTGCAATGCGGCGGCAAATGATGCCTGCGTGCTCCTGGCCAAAGAGCTCGAGAGCGGCGCCCGTCTGCGCGCCGATGTGCCGCGCGCATTGTCGATGAAGGCGGATCTGTGTGATGCCGGGAATGAATCTGCCTGCAACGATCTCCAAGCCCGGATTGCCGAGGATCCGGCGACACCGCTGGCGCTGGCGAACAGCGATTACATCCCCGAATTGACCCCTGAGGAAAGGGACGCGTTGGCCGAGGCCAGAGCGCGCGATGCGGCGGAATTCAATGCGCGGCGCTGCACCAGCACAAGCGTAGTGTTCATGGGAACGACCTATACCGACAGGCTTTGCGATAAGGTCATGAGGGTGATCAACGGGTTCAAGGTCGCGCCCGGCAGCACGCCGTGGCAGGCGCTGTTGTGGAGGCCAGCAACCTTCAAGGGGGCACCGCTTTCACCGCAGGACCGGGTGCTTTGCGGTGGCTCGGTAATCCGCGACGGCTGGGTGCTGACCGCAGCACATTGCGTCAACGACAAGGCCATGGGCGGAGTGCCAGTCCAGACCGCCGGACACAGCATCCGCCTGGGCCTTACCAATGCGTTGGGTGACGAGGGTTATAGCTATCCGATCATCGCGACCTTTAAGCATCCAGAATACAACCCGAAGCTGCTGGCGTTCGACATTGCGCTGATCCGATACGATCCTGCGCGCGGCAAACGCGGCAGCGATGCCCGCCCCCCGGCACGCATCCGGCTAGACCCGGTGCCGCTGGCAAGGCGCAAGGTCGAGGCTCTCCCGATTGTGGCGACCTATGGATGGGGCCTGACCAAAGTGCGCGGCGGTGCCATCCCCGATGAACTGCGCGGCGGACGGGTCCGCTTGCGCGACACGACAGCCTGTACAAACGAGACAAGGTTTACCGATGCCAAACGGCGGGATTCGGTGTTGTGCGCCGATGAATTGCGCGCCGTTGATGGTGGGCAGGCATGCGGGGGCGATAGCGGCGGGCCGCTGATCAGTTATAGCGATCCGGACAAGGTGCCGACCCTCATCGGCGTGGTGAGCGGCGGCGTCGAATGCGGCACGCTTGGCAAGCCAAGCCGCTATATCCGCGTTGCGCATCCGCTGGTGCAGAAGTGGTTGAGGGAGACCTTGCCTCCCGCTGGTGCGCGCCAGACCCCTGCCAGGTCGCGCTAG
- the katG gene encoding catalase/peroxidase HPI, with protein MDAKTGDISGCPFHGSAQTRSLLGRTNRDWWPEAMQLDILTEQGKSANPYGEDFDYAEAFNTLDYAALKADLTALMTDSQPWWPADYGHYGPFFIRMAWHAAGTYRTGDGRGGAGSGQQRFAPLNSWPDNGNLDKARRLLWPIKQKYGKNISWADLFILAGNVAIESMGGPVFGFGGGRADVFEPESVYWGTEEQWVNEGVATRIQPKEGMALENPLAAIQMGLIYVNPEGPGGNPDPLESARDMRETFARMAMNDEETVALTAGGHAFGKAHGAAPASTFGGSPESESLELQGFGWLVDQDEINAGHITTSGIEGSWSNNPTAWSHDYFRLLFKYDYELVHSPAGAQMWTPINPAPEDMAPDARDPNKRVPTIMTTADMALKMDPEYRKISERFLAHPEQLDDAFARAWFKLCHRDMGPKIRYMGPEVPAEDLIWQDPVPAGTMPSDAEIARFKAAILGSGLSVSELVKAAWASASTYRNSDHRGGANGARVRLAPQSGWAANDPAELAKVLGVIEQHRGSLSMADAIVLAGSAAVEKAAKDAGFDVTVPFTGGRGDATAEQTDAASFEALEPFADGFRNYLKTKAVVRTEEMLIDKAHLLGLSIPELTVLVGGMRVLGANSGNTRHGVFTDRVGTLTPDFFRNLLDMGTKWAPVDGSGDEEYVGTDRTTGAEKYRATRADLVFGSNSMLRAQAEVYAEAGNEGKFVCDFISAWNKVMNADRFDLRCAKYH; from the coding sequence ATGGATGCCAAAACCGGAGATATCAGCGGCTGTCCGTTCCACGGATCGGCCCAGACCCGCAGCCTGCTGGGCCGCACCAACCGCGACTGGTGGCCCGAGGCGATGCAGCTCGACATCCTCACCGAGCAGGGCAAGAGCGCCAATCCCTATGGCGAGGATTTCGATTACGCCGAGGCGTTCAACACGCTCGATTACGCCGCATTGAAGGCCGATCTCACCGCGCTGATGACCGACAGCCAGCCGTGGTGGCCGGCGGACTACGGCCACTATGGCCCGTTCTTCATCCGCATGGCGTGGCACGCGGCGGGCACCTATCGCACCGGTGACGGGCGCGGCGGTGCGGGCAGCGGCCAGCAGCGCTTTGCTCCGCTCAATTCCTGGCCGGATAACGGCAACCTCGACAAGGCGCGCCGCCTGCTGTGGCCGATCAAGCAGAAGTACGGCAAGAACATCAGCTGGGCTGACCTGTTCATCCTCGCCGGCAATGTCGCGATCGAAAGCATGGGCGGGCCGGTGTTCGGCTTCGGCGGTGGCCGTGCCGACGTGTTCGAGCCCGAAAGCGTCTACTGGGGCACCGAAGAACAGTGGGTCAACGAAGGCGTTGCCACCCGCATCCAGCCCAAGGAAGGCATGGCGCTGGAAAACCCGCTGGCGGCGATCCAGATGGGCCTCATCTACGTCAACCCCGAAGGCCCGGGCGGCAATCCCGATCCGCTCGAAAGCGCGCGCGACATGCGCGAAACCTTCGCCCGCATGGCGATGAACGACGAGGAAACCGTGGCCCTCACCGCAGGCGGCCACGCCTTCGGCAAGGCCCACGGCGCCGCCCCGGCAAGCACCTTCGGCGGCTCGCCCGAAAGCGAATCCCTCGAACTCCAGGGCTTCGGCTGGCTGGTCGATCAGGACGAGATCAACGCCGGTCACATCACCACCTCGGGGATCGAAGGCAGCTGGTCGAACAACCCGACCGCGTGGAGCCACGATTACTTCCGCCTGCTGTTCAAGTACGACTATGAACTGGTGCACAGCCCGGCTGGCGCGCAAATGTGGACGCCGATCAACCCTGCGCCGGAGGACATGGCCCCCGACGCGCGCGACCCGAACAAGCGCGTGCCGACGATCATGACCACCGCCGACATGGCGCTGAAGATGGACCCGGAATATCGCAAGATTTCCGAACGTTTCCTCGCCCATCCCGAACAGCTCGACGATGCCTTCGCCCGCGCGTGGTTCAAGCTGTGCCACCGCGATATGGGGCCGAAGATCCGCTACATGGGGCCGGAAGTCCCCGCCGAAGACCTGATCTGGCAGGACCCGGTGCCCGCCGGCACCATGCCGTCGGATGCCGAAATCGCCCGCTTCAAGGCGGCGATCCTCGGTTCGGGCCTGTCGGTCAGCGAGCTGGTCAAGGCGGCCTGGGCCTCGGCCTCGACCTACCGCAATTCGGACCACCGCGGCGGCGCCAACGGCGCGCGGGTGCGGCTGGCTCCGCAAAGCGGCTGGGCGGCCAATGATCCGGCGGAACTCGCCAAGGTGCTCGGCGTGATCGAACAGCATCGCGGCAGTCTCAGCATGGCCGATGCGATCGTGCTGGCCGGTTCGGCTGCGGTCGAGAAGGCGGCGAAGGACGCCGGCTTCGACGTGACCGTGCCGTTCACCGGCGGGCGCGGCGATGCCACCGCCGAACAGACCGACGCTGCCAGCTTCGAGGCGCTGGAGCCGTTTGCCGATGGCTTCCGCAACTACCTCAAGACCAAGGCGGTCGTCCGCACCGAGGAAATGCTGATCGACAAGGCGCACCTGCTGGGCCTCTCGATCCCCGAACTGACCGTGCTGGTCGGCGGGATGCGGGTGCTCGGCGCGAACAGCGGCAACACCAGGCACGGGGTCTTCACCGACCGCGTCGGCACGCTCACGCCGGACTTCTTCCGCAACCTGCTCGACATGGGCACCAAGTGGGCTCCGGTCGATGGCAGCGGTGACGAGGAATATGTCGGCACCGACCGCACCACCGGTGCGGAGAAGTATCGCGCCACCCGCGCCGACCTCGTGTTCGGCTCGAACTCGATGCTGCGTGCCCAGGCCGAGGTCTATGCCGAGGCCGGGAACGAGGGCAAGTTCGTGTGCGACTTCATCTCGGCCTGGAACAAGGTGATGAACGCCGATCGCTTCGATCTGCGCTGCGCCAAGTATCACTGA
- the ahpF gene encoding alkyl hydroperoxide reductase subunit F yields MLDAAMQAQLKQYLGNLREGVELVASLDDSEKSRQTRQLIEQIAALHDLVTARFDGTDARKPSFVIRRASDANKWVRFAGLPMGHEFTSLVLALLWAGGHPPKVDADLIEQVRALEGDYNFEMFFSLSCHNCPDVVQALTLMALENPRIHATLIEGGTFQEEVERRDIMAVPATFLNGEPFYNGKMELAEILSRLDKNADAKQAEKLAAKAPFEVLVVGGGPAGAAAAVYTARKGFRTGIAAERFGGQLMDTLGIENLPGTPYTEGPKLTDSLKQHVGEYDIDLMDLARAVELRAAKDVGGYHEVVMANGATLRARSLILSTGARWRNLGVPGEAEYRNKGVAYCPHCDGPLFKGKRIAVIGGGNSGVEAAIDLAMIVGHVTLIEFDTKLRADEVLQRKLRSMANVEIITNGQTTEILGENGKVSGLVVKNRANGDERRIELEGVFVQIGLVPNTEWLRETGLELSKFGEIVIDDHGATNIPGIYAAGDCTTVPHKQIVVAMGEGAKAGLGAFDFLIRNEPVEDIAEAA; encoded by the coding sequence ATGCTCGACGCCGCCATGCAGGCACAGCTCAAGCAATATCTCGGCAATTTGCGCGAAGGCGTGGAACTGGTCGCCTCGCTCGATGACAGCGAGAAGTCGCGCCAGACCCGCCAGCTGATCGAACAGATCGCCGCGCTGCACGATCTCGTCACCGCGCGTTTCGATGGCACCGATGCGCGCAAGCCCAGCTTCGTGATCCGCCGCGCATCGGACGCGAACAAGTGGGTGCGCTTTGCCGGCCTGCCGATGGGCCACGAGTTTACCTCGCTGGTGCTCGCGCTGCTGTGGGCGGGCGGCCATCCGCCCAAGGTCGATGCCGATCTGATCGAGCAGGTCCGCGCGCTTGAAGGCGATTACAATTTCGAGATGTTCTTCTCGCTGTCGTGCCACAACTGCCCCGATGTGGTGCAGGCGCTGACGCTGATGGCGCTCGAAAACCCGCGCATCCACGCGACGCTGATCGAAGGAGGCACCTTCCAGGAGGAAGTCGAGCGCCGCGACATCATGGCCGTGCCCGCGACCTTCCTCAACGGGGAGCCGTTCTACAACGGCAAGATGGAACTGGCCGAAATCCTCAGCCGTCTCGACAAGAATGCCGACGCCAAGCAGGCTGAAAAGCTTGCGGCCAAGGCGCCGTTCGAGGTGCTGGTGGTCGGCGGCGGCCCGGCAGGTGCAGCGGCGGCGGTCTATACCGCACGCAAGGGCTTCCGCACGGGCATCGCGGCCGAGCGCTTCGGCGGGCAGCTGATGGATACGCTCGGGATCGAGAACCTCCCCGGCACGCCTTACACCGAAGGGCCGAAGCTGACCGACAGCCTGAAGCAACACGTCGGCGAATATGACATCGACCTGATGGACCTCGCCCGAGCGGTCGAACTGCGCGCCGCCAAGGACGTCGGCGGTTATCACGAGGTGGTGATGGCCAACGGCGCAACCCTGCGCGCCCGTTCGCTGATCCTCTCGACCGGTGCGCGCTGGCGCAATCTCGGCGTGCCGGGCGAAGCGGAGTATCGCAACAAGGGCGTGGCCTATTGCCCGCACTGTGATGGCCCGCTGTTCAAGGGCAAGCGCATCGCGGTGATCGGCGGCGGTAACTCCGGCGTCGAGGCGGCGATCGACCTTGCGATGATCGTCGGCCACGTCACCCTGATCGAGTTCGACACCAAGCTGCGCGCCGACGAAGTGCTCCAGCGCAAGCTGCGCTCGATGGCCAATGTCGAGATCATCACCAACGGCCAGACCACCGAGATCCTCGGAGAGAACGGCAAGGTCAGCGGCCTCGTGGTCAAGAACCGCGCCAACGGCGATGAACGCCGCATCGAACTCGAAGGCGTGTTCGTGCAGATCGGCCTCGTCCCCAACACCGAATGGCTGCGCGAGACGGGTCTCGAACTGTCGAAGTTCGGGGAGATCGTGATCGACGATCACGGCGCGACCAACATCCCCGGCATCTACGCCGCGGGCGACTGCACCACCGTGCCGCACAAGCAGATCGTCGTCGCCATGGGCGAAGGCGCGAAGGCAGGCCTTGGGGCGTTCGACTTCCTGATCCGCAACGAACCGGTCGAGGATATCGCCGAGGCAGCCTAG
- the ahpC gene encoding alkyl hydroperoxide reductase subunit C codes for MGIIGSTIQPFTATAFQAGKDFFTVTDADLAGKWSVFFFYPADFTFVCPTELEDMGEKYATLQAMGVEVYAVSTDTHFSHKAWSDTSDKIGKLTFPFLGDQNHVLSNNFGVLREGVGLADRATFVVDPDGVIQIMEITCEGVGRNANELTRKIKAAQYVRANPGQVCPAAWEEGADTLAPSLDLVGKI; via the coding sequence ATGGGTATCATCGGTTCGACCATCCAGCCGTTCACCGCCACCGCGTTCCAGGCGGGCAAGGACTTCTTCACCGTCACCGACGCGGACCTCGCGGGCAAGTGGTCGGTGTTCTTCTTCTACCCGGCCGACTTCACCTTCGTGTGCCCGACCGAGCTGGAAGACATGGGCGAAAAGTACGCCACCCTCCAAGCGATGGGCGTCGAAGTCTACGCCGTCTCGACCGACACGCACTTCAGCCACAAGGCCTGGAGCGACACCTCGGACAAGATCGGCAAGCTGACCTTCCCGTTCCTCGGCGACCAGAACCACGTGCTGTCGAACAATTTCGGCGTGCTGCGTGAAGGCGTGGGCCTGGCTGACCGCGCGACCTTCGTGGTCGATCCGGACGGCGTGATCCAGATCATGGAAATCACCTGCGAAGGCGTGGGCCGCAATGCCAACGAACTGACCCGCAAGATCAAGGCCGCCCAGTATGTGCGCGCCAACCCCGGTCAGGTCTGCCCGGCAGCGTGGGAAGAAGGTGCGGACACCCTCGCCCCCTCGCTCGACCTCGTCGGCAAGATCTAA
- a CDS encoding DUF4274 domain-containing protein, protein MSGKLDDADWLSTIKPDDDDYVRAHIDWLATVGPDEWHRAALDFNWTNRLEPLAWIVMHDDCDLATALSVFWRCEPGWDLMLMARGEAADERDEAAMVQHIAERLHAGSYHRREIAFEIESLMTADYAEMEKDCAAITDPPFRPHPDMIRPLAGRNVVNDDAFYQRYPQIFHGTAWVEWDDEAGDDDGGSDPVVRAVRSQPAGQVGGAAPSMLDDATDALDSALLNIGIFGLAAGLLPLVEWQGTRVMIGGVLLLAGLAYGVRNVASALARFRAAMIGQGHAPSPTALAVIGLVAFSGGFALLRLALKGHGQLTERGIVSDPSGYGKSVAVVLAFVAVWVLSSVVARYLTGRLARR, encoded by the coding sequence ATGAGCGGCAAACTGGATGACGCCGATTGGCTGTCGACGATCAAGCCCGACGATGACGATTATGTCCGCGCCCATATCGATTGGCTGGCGACGGTCGGGCCGGACGAATGGCACCGCGCCGCGCTCGATTTCAACTGGACCAACCGGCTTGAACCGCTGGCGTGGATCGTGATGCATGACGATTGCGATCTTGCCACGGCCTTGTCGGTATTCTGGCGCTGCGAGCCGGGCTGGGATCTCATGCTGATGGCACGGGGCGAGGCGGCCGACGAACGCGATGAAGCCGCGATGGTCCAGCATATCGCCGAGCGCCTCCATGCCGGCAGCTACCATCGCCGCGAGATCGCGTTCGAAATCGAGAGTCTGATGACGGCCGATTATGCGGAGATGGAAAAGGATTGCGCCGCCATCACCGATCCGCCGTTCCGCCCGCACCCGGACATGATCCGCCCGCTGGCAGGGCGAAACGTGGTCAACGACGATGCTTTCTACCAGCGTTACCCGCAGATCTTCCACGGAACGGCGTGGGTCGAGTGGGACGACGAAGCTGGCGACGATGATGGTGGCAGCGACCCGGTCGTCCGCGCCGTGCGCTCGCAGCCAGCGGGGCAGGTCGGCGGGGCGGCACCCTCAATGCTGGACGATGCCACAGATGCCCTCGATTCTGCGCTGCTCAACATCGGCATATTCGGCCTTGCCGCCGGATTGCTGCCGCTGGTCGAATGGCAGGGAACGCGAGTGATGATCGGCGGCGTTCTGCTGCTGGCCGGGCTTGCCTACGGCGTGCGCAATGTCGCCTCAGCGCTCGCCCGGTTTCGCGCCGCGATGATCGGCCAAGGTCACGCCCCTTCGCCCACCGCGCTGGCGGTGATCGGCCTTGTCGCCTTTTCGGGAGGTTTCGCGCTGCTGCGACTGGCCCTGAAGGGGCACGGCCAACTGACCGAGCGCGGGATCGTGTCTGACCCGTCAGGCTACGGCAAGTCCGTGGCGGTGGTGCTCGCCTTCGTGGCCGTGTGGGTTCTTTCCAGCGTGGTGGCCCGATACCTGACCGGACGTTTAGCCCGCCGATAG